The Brachypodium distachyon strain Bd21 chromosome 4, Brachypodium_distachyon_v3.0, whole genome shotgun sequence nucleotide sequence TCTTGCAATTTCCTTGCATCAATCTCTTCATCTTCACTAAAAATATCAAGTGAAGCCATGGATGCCATTGCCAGTTGACCAATGTAATCCTCGAAAATCTCACTACCGAACAGCATTGCAAAAATTGCTGCTGGATCAATCATAGTGTCCCTGTATAGTGACGACAGAGAAGTAGTAAGAACGTAATCATCTCACGAGTTTCTGCAGCATATGAGATGAAATCACCAATTACATTGTCAATGACATATCTAGGAAAGGAAGGAACAATTTAGCAGTCAACTAAATTACTGCAGTAAGCATAGTCTCGAAAAAATACTACGCTAATATATTCCCCAAGAACACCCCATTTCTTTGAAAATTGTTTCCAAAAGTTCACTGGAAGTATTTGTGAATCAGACTTACGTTGAGATACCAGATTTCCCATATGAGTTGTACATTTCGCGCTGTGTAGGGTCACTGAGTACTTGGTATGCTTTCCCCAATTCCTGCAATTACAGTAAGTCACTAACTCTAGTGAACAAATTATAAAAGGACAGAACTGTGAAAACATCACATATTCCTGTTTTACATAGTCAAATAGTCTTTGAAATTGCCAAGATGTGCTGCAAGTTAGCATTGCTGCAGCAATGCTCAACACATTGCAGGAACAACTTGATAATGCATTATACTCTTTTGCTTGACGGCTGCTATTCAGTAAGCGAGATACAATCAACCCACGGTTGGTTAGTACAAGGAAAACTATATCTGACTATGCTATCACAGGGCAATCATCCATATAAAGGGTCATTAGATCCTGAAAGACGGGAAGCCCATTAATTTTGCAAGAGCCCTGGACGAAGACGCTATTGATGGCAGTTATAGCTATTTCGCGATCAGTTGGGGGCAGCACTATTTGTGATAGTTACAGCAGAGTGAGGGATGCATCATGCTGCTGTCGCTGTGAGCTGATCTCACAATCTTTTTTCCGCGGACTTCTCTCACAAGTTATCGTCGCAGGGAAACAACAGCAGGATAGAGGGAGCACTCGCCTGGAACTTTTCCGCCGCGAGGGGATCATTGGGGTTCTTGTCAGGATGGACCTGCCTCGCCTGCAGCACCACCAAACCAGAATTAGACCGAAATGCACTAGAGCAGTCGAAGGTGGGGAACCGAAGCGCGCGTGACACCTTGACGTAGTACGCCTTCTTGATCTCGGTCTCGGTGGCTGACGGGCTCACCCCCAGCACATCGTAGTACTCCGTCTCCCGTACCATCGAGCCCTTCCGCTGGATCTCCCTCCTTCTGCTCCTCCTGCTTGGAGTCGATCGCCGGAGGCGCCGGGATCTCCTGGTGCCGCTCCTCGCGGTGTGGGTGAGAGAGCCGACGGGGCGAACGAAGGCGGAggtggggaggagaggaggaggctggcCGGCGCTTGCTCTGGCTGGCGGCTCGGGATCCCCGACCATAAAGCGCGTGGAATAATTCGGTTACTTTTCCTTCGTCCGCGTAGATTAGTGGGAGGATGAGTCACGTTGACATGGAGAAGGCCGCCCAAATTGGTAAAACCCAACGCTCGAATCGGATTCCGCCTCTTGTTAATCGACACGGATTAGCGGGTGATCGGCGCGTGGTGGAGTAGGCGGAACGCATGGGGCGGCCGGAGCCCGCCTTACGCGACCAGCGGCCGGCGACCGGAGCGGATGCAGACGGGTTGACTTGAAACTTGGAACTCAAACTCAATTTCATCGTTATGTTATGGAAATCGTCACTTGTAATTTTAGATTTGACGATACGTGCAATCGTTGACTTTTGCATCAACAAAATCCCAAAAGACACTGGACGTGCTGCCAGGGACTGCAGAATATTCCCTTCCCGTCCTAATATCCCTAGCTCGCCCCATCCTTGATAACGCGGATCAGCACCCGCATGCAAGAGAAGCTGGTCGCAGTGACGCAACACATCTCACGTCGGCTGCCAACTCGAAGAACGCCGCGACATGACAACCTGACACACAACCTCTCGGGCCGCGACAACCGCTTCTCCTTCATGTCTGGCTCATTCACGGCTCCCTCAAACACCGCCCCCGTTTCCGGATGCAGCTCCATCCCGAGAGACGAGGGTGAGAACGACGACTGGGACACACTTTATGTAGTGCCTTGTCGTGCTTGGAGTCAAGAAGATGAGCTTGGATGAGGTGCAACACATGAAATGGGGCGTCCTTGACGGGAAGATGAAGAAGTGGATCCGGGCCCAAGACGAAGAAAAGGCCGGCTTGGCGAATAGGACGGGGAAATGAGAATCAAGAAAGAGAACGGAAAGCAAAATCAGGGATTGGGAAGAGGAACTAGAGATTTCAGAACGGGGCAGGGAAATTTTGTGGGCAAACTGTCTTGTGGGATTTCGCAGGGGCAAAATGTAGAAGTTTGAATCCAAGATGTCAAGCCCGCAGCACAAAAATGATGTTATACGGACGCACTGACCTTGTGTGGGACATTTCGTCAAGTTTAAGGACCATGATCGCAATTTTCACGACACAACAACGAAAATGAGTTTTTGAGACAAGATAGTATGTGCTTTACTTAATTAGGATTGTATTCTTGCTCTGATGTCTCTTCCGCGATATCACAACTAACATTGTTTAATTCAACTAGTATTAATAAAATTAATGATACTAGTCAATATACTTATATATTTTGATTGGTTATTGGCTTTTTATGCTTCAACTAGTATCAAGAAGAAAGATGCATCTCAAATCCAATAGTACAGATCAACATTAAATTTTTCACTACAATATAGAGTTAATACGGTTGTTAAACATAAATCCAATAGTATAGGTCAACAGTAACTTTTCGGTCTGTTTTTATGTTTGGCCGACATATTTTAAGGGGACGATGATTTTTGCACGAGAGAATTCATTATTCATGAGTTGCACTAACATAAGCACGATAatgtcatttttcaaatcGATTTTGAAATACTTATgacaaacaaggacaactggCCCTTTCCATGGACGACAGTTCAGGTAGATGGCACTAGAATTCTGTAGAGTTCCAGCCATTTTTTTGCGAGACAGCCAAGCAACGGCAACGTGCTACCAACCGGATCCTGGGGCTTGGGTGTTCTTCTCCCTGGAGTGAGtctcgacggcctcccgccACCGACACAGCTCCGCCCCCGGTCGGCACGTGCGGTTGCCACTTCGCTTTCATCCCCACTCCCCCCCTTACCTCACACCCTTCGCCAATTTCATCCCCCCCTTCTCCTACCACCACCAGATCTCCCCTCCCACCAGCTACCGCATTCCGCAAGATCCAGATCACCAGCGAGGAGGGGATCCCTCAACAAGTACCCGAGATCCAGACCGATCCGAGCTCGTCGGATCGCCGCCGGAGCAGGAGAAGATGAAGCGGAAGACGCGGAACAAGATCGTGGTGACGGTGCTGCtggtgggggcggcggcggtgctggtgGGCGGCACGCTGGCGCTGATCCTGACGGCGGGGACGTGGAAGATGAAGGTGAAGGAGGCGCACGAGAAGGTGTGCAGCAAAGGGTGGGAGTGCTCCAACAGCAAGTACTGCTGCAACCAAACCATCAGCGACTTCTTCAAGGTGTACCAGTTCGAGAACCTCTTCGCCAAGCGCAACACCCCCATCGCCAAGGCCGTCGGCTTCTGGGACTACCAGTCCTTCATCACCGCCTCCATCCCCTTCCAGCCCCAGGGCTTCTGCACCACCGGCGGCAAGGACATGCAGATGATGGAGCTCTGCGCCTTCCTCGGCCACGTCGGCGCCAAGACATCATGTATGTACTAGTAATTCATCCCTTTGTTGCTCTTGCTCTTGCTGGATGGATCAATTCTTGCCTTGTTCTGCTTCCCCTGCTTCGATTCGATTAAAGGGACCGACCAATTGTGTGTGCAGGTGGATTTGGTGTGGCGACCGGCGGTCCGACGGCGTGGGGGCTCTGCTACAACCGCGAGATGAGCCCTGAGGGGATCTACTGCGACGATACCTACACACAGTACCCCTGCGTCAAGGGTGCTGAGTACTATGGCCGCGGCGCCATCACCGTCTACTGGTAATTAAGCCGGATACACTTCACTACACACATCAATCAGTTCATCACACTCGAAGACCAAATCAGTTCATTGCTTGTACATCTTGCGATGGCTGAATTGGAGTAGAAACCAGACCTGTTCTCTGAGTGTCAAATTAATTTATGCCTGTGGTCCATCAGGAATTACAACTATGGCGCTGCGGGCGATGGCATCAAGGAGGATCTGCTCCATCACCCAGAGTACCTAGAGCAGAACGCGACGCTGGCGTTCCAGGCGGCAATGTGGCGGTGGATGACGCCGATCAAGAAGAACCAGCCATCGGCGCACGACGCGTTCGTTGGTAACTGGAAGCCCACCAAGAACGACACGCTCAGCAAGAGGCTCCCAGGCTTCGGCGCCACCATGAACCTCCTCTATGGCGAGTCCATTTGTGGTAGGGGATTCATCGATGAAATGAACGTCATCATCTCGCATTACCAGTACTACCTCGACCTCATGGGTTTCGGCCGGGAGAGGTCTGGCTTGAACCTCGACTGCGCCGAGCAGGCCCCTTTCAACCCCACCACCAAGAAGGCCGATGACCAGCAGCCATCAGGCTAGCAGGGATCAGTACCATGGAGTCCCATTACATCCGGTGTCGTATACACATCTTGCCTTGCCTTGGCTTGCCGTTGCTCCCCGAGCTATACTGCGTTTGCCTACTCTTCAGTGTGTGAGCTTTGGTGCCATTTTGAGTAGTTGACCTCAGGACTGTGTATGTGCTGTCTATGGGGATTGGGAAATTGTAGCCTTGGTATGTACCATagtgtttcatttgtttgattttggTGCAACACGTGTTTAAAGATGATAATTCAAACCGAACATACCACAACTTTGCTTAACTTTCCGTATATCTTCTACTGAAACGTGATTCAAATGTCTGGCAATAAAGTTATCTTTAGTTCTCTGCAGGTTTGCAGCTAGTGTGCATGTCATATTGTCATGCAACAGTTCAAGCGCCATCATTTATGATTTTATGCATCCATCCTCAGATAACTGCTCTCAAGCTAAACAGGTTACCTGTTGAATTTCAGCAAGGAAGCTATTGCTGGATCGAGATATTCCTCGGATGCAATCATCAGGGAACACAAGCGAACcatgttattttttcttctctacAATCGTTATGTTGAACTTCAGCAAGGAAGCTATTGCTGGATCGAGATATTCCTCGGATACAAAAGACGACTATGTTGATTATGAATAGTTTGAGAACGTGCCAGAGACGTCCGTCggtccatattaagtgactcaaattcaaattcattCAAAAAttgacgtatctatatacttaAATAcgtatacatgtaatatttcaccacttaatatgaaacggagggagtaactagacctactccctccaattattacatatatctagacactttaggcatagatacatccatttttgggcaaatttga carries:
- the LOC100831182 gene encoding chitinase-like protein 1 → MKRKTRNKIVVTVLLVGAAAVLVGGTLALILTAGTWKMKVKEAHEKVCSKGWECSNSKYCCNQTISDFFKVYQFENLFAKRNTPIAKAVGFWDYQSFITASIPFQPQGFCTTGGKDMQMMELCAFLGHVGAKTSCGFGVATGGPTAWGLCYNREMSPEGIYCDDTYTQYPCVKGAEYYGRGAITVYWNYNYGAAGDGIKEDLLHHPEYLEQNATLAFQAAMWRWMTPIKKNQPSAHDAFVGNWKPTKNDTLSKRLPGFGATMNLLYGESICGRGFIDEMNVIISHYQYYLDLMGFGRERSGLNLDCAEQAPFNPTTKKADDQQPSG